Proteins encoded within one genomic window of Candidatus Hepatoplasma crinochetorum Av:
- the rpmH gene encoding 50S ribosomal protein L34, translating to MKRTYQPNKRKKAKTHGFRARKATKQGQKVVKSRRSKGRKKLTN from the coding sequence ATGAAAAGAACTTATCAACCTAATAAGCGTAAAAAAGCAAAAACTCATGGATTTCGTGCTCGAAAGGCAACTAAACAGGGTCAGAAAGTAGTAAAGTCAAGAAGAAGTAAGGGACGAAAAAAACTTACTAATTAA